A genomic window from Nosocomiicoccus massiliensis includes:
- the rapZ gene encoding RNase adapter RapZ, whose protein sequence is MKNLIILTGMSGAGKSIALESLEDMGYFAIDNLPVPLLPKIVEMMQSTNEDMHDVALSIDLRDRMFFSQFIPAINDLISVKGIRTQIVFLDATDNKLISRYKETRRSHPLNDNVSLSEAIKNERSLLEDVKKASTIIIDTTETSAKELKEKIYDYLKYDRDEKFTINVMSFGFKHEIPQDADIMYDVRFLPNPYYIESLRPKTGLDQDVYDYVMKFKDTEIFYEKLIDIINFSLPLYVKEGKSQLNIAIGCTGGQHRSVAIAERISNDLKTKHMYKINTIHKETHRHRHES, encoded by the coding sequence GTGAAAAACTTAATTATATTAACTGGGATGAGTGGTGCAGGTAAATCTATCGCATTAGAATCTCTTGAAGACATGGGTTATTTTGCGATTGATAATTTACCCGTACCGTTATTACCGAAAATTGTAGAAATGATGCAGTCGACAAACGAAGATATGCATGACGTTGCGCTAAGTATCGACTTAAGAGATCGTATGTTTTTTAGTCAGTTCATTCCAGCGATCAACGATCTTATTTCAGTAAAAGGGATTCGCACACAAATCGTCTTTTTAGATGCGACAGATAATAAATTAATTAGTAGATACAAAGAGACGAGAAGAAGTCATCCGTTAAATGATAATGTATCATTATCTGAAGCGATAAAAAATGAGCGTAGTTTACTAGAAGACGTGAAAAAAGCGTCGACAATTATTATCGATACGACAGAAACATCTGCAAAAGAATTAAAAGAAAAGATTTACGACTACTTAAAATATGACCGCGATGAAAAGTTTACTATTAACGTGATGAGCTTTGGGTTTAAACATGAAATCCCTCAAGATGCGGACATTATGTATGACGTTAGATTTTTACCGAATCCGTATTATATCGAGTCACTTCGTCCGAAAACGGGACTCGACCAAGACGTCTATGATTACGTTATGAAGTTTAAAGATACAGAAATATTTTACGAGAAGTTAATCGATATCATTAATTTTTCACTCCCGTTATACGTAAAAGAAGGAAAATCTCAATTAAATATCGCAATTGGTTGTACGGGTGGGCAGCACCGTTCAGTTGCGATCGCAGAACGTATTTCAAATGATTTAAAGACAAAGCATATGTATAAAATTAATACAATCCACAAAGAAACACATAGGCACCGCCATGAATCATAA
- a CDS encoding gluconeogenesis factor YvcK family protein yields the protein MNHKTINVVLIGGGTGLSVLARGLKKYPVDISAVVTVADDGGSTGKIRSEIDMPAPGDIRNVLAALSESEALIKDLFTYRFNREKISGHSLGNLMLAAMYDMQGDFSVAVEKLSEILNVKGKVIPSTNRSPKLVAIMTDGTKYEGESYIPKVKKKIDHIYLSPSGIEGSSTAIEAIQNADFIIYGPGSLYTSIIPNVLPTSINKALQESTADQIYISNIVEQPGETKSMTAADCVDAIHKHIGKDVIKHVIASDEDTKQLVSQRYKEEGVSAVILNKVELQQRGINVYLYDNIVQKTEDGILRHDSIQLAKNIYELILELFEAIEY from the coding sequence ATGAATCATAAGACAATTAACGTCGTTTTAATCGGCGGTGGAACTGGGTTAAGTGTACTCGCACGTGGGTTAAAAAAATATCCAGTCGATATATCTGCAGTCGTTACAGTTGCAGATGATGGTGGATCGACAGGAAAAATACGTTCTGAAATTGATATGCCAGCACCAGGAGATATTCGAAACGTTCTCGCTGCACTAAGTGAATCTGAAGCATTAATAAAAGATTTATTTACATATCGCTTTAACCGTGAAAAGATCAGCGGACATAGTCTCGGAAATTTAATGCTCGCTGCGATGTATGATATGCAAGGTGATTTTTCAGTCGCGGTTGAAAAGTTATCTGAGATATTAAACGTAAAAGGTAAAGTGATTCCAAGTACAAACCGCTCCCCAAAACTCGTCGCGATAATGACAGACGGGACAAAATACGAGGGAGAAAGTTATATTCCGAAAGTTAAAAAGAAAATCGATCATATATATTTAAGCCCATCGGGAATCGAAGGTTCGAGTACCGCAATCGAAGCGATTCAAAACGCGGACTTTATTATATATGGTCCGGGAAGTTTATATACGAGTATTATCCCAAACGTTTTACCGACGAGTATCAATAAGGCACTCCAAGAATCAACTGCAGATCAGATTTATATAAGTAATATCGTAGAGCAACCAGGAGAAACAAAATCGATGACAGCAGCGGACTGTGTCGATGCGATTCATAAACATATTGGAAAAGACGTCATTAAACATGTTATCGCCAGTGACGAAGATACTAAGCAACTCGTCTCACAGCGCTACAAAGAAGAAGGCGTAAGTGCAGTGATCTTGAATAAAGTCGAACTACAACAACGAGGAATTAACGTATATTTATATGATAATATCGTCCAAAAAACAGAGGATGGTATATTAAGACATGACTCAATACAATTAGCTAAAAATATATATGAACTCATACTCGAATTATTTGAAGCTATTGAATATTGA
- the whiA gene encoding DNA-binding protein WhiA: MSFASEMKGELCRIEVDEKCSKEELSAIIKMNGSIAVSEGKWIINIQTENAAIARRIFRLIKELYKIEPELAVRRKMQLKKNNVYICRVKENTREILDDLNVMRDGEIIHDVELTSLTDDECVRSYLRGAFLAAGSANNPETSSYHLEIASLYEEHAYSLMKLMNEYELNAKVIDRKRGYITYLKEAEKISDFLGLVGGHQAMLKFEDVRILRDMRNSVNRLVNCETANLNKTISAAMRQVENIKYIDQEIGLEKLPDRLREIAYLRRDNHDMSLKELGESISTGPISKSGVNHRLRKIDEIADKLRSGQDVKL; the protein is encoded by the coding sequence ATGTCGTTTGCCTCAGAAATGAAAGGTGAACTATGCCGAATAGAAGTGGATGAAAAATGTAGTAAAGAAGAATTGTCCGCAATTATAAAAATGAACGGATCGATCGCAGTATCAGAAGGAAAATGGATCATCAACATCCAAACAGAAAATGCAGCGATCGCAAGACGTATATTTAGACTCATTAAAGAATTATATAAAATCGAACCAGAATTAGCCGTTCGAAGAAAAATGCAGTTAAAGAAAAATAACGTCTATATATGTAGAGTAAAAGAAAACACGAGAGAAATATTAGATGACCTAAACGTCATGCGTGACGGGGAGATTATACATGACGTCGAACTGACGTCACTCACAGATGATGAATGCGTAAGAAGTTATTTAAGAGGCGCATTTTTAGCAGCAGGATCAGCCAATAACCCAGAAACATCATCTTATCATTTAGAAATCGCGTCACTCTATGAAGAACATGCGTATTCTTTAATGAAACTAATGAACGAATACGAACTCAACGCAAAAGTCATCGATAGAAAACGTGGGTATATTACGTACTTAAAAGAAGCAGAGAAAATCTCAGACTTCTTAGGACTCGTCGGTGGGCATCAAGCAATGCTAAAATTTGAAGACGTTAGAATACTAAGAGACATGAGAAACTCCGTCAACCGACTCGTCAACTGTGAAACAGCAAACTTAAACAAAACAATTAGCGCAGCGATGCGCCAAGTAGAAAACATCAAATACATCGACCAAGAAATCGGATTAGAAAAACTACCAGACCGATTACGAGAAATTGCGTACTTAAGAAGAGACAACCATGATATGAGTTTAAAAGAACTCGGAGAAAGCATCTCAACAGGACCGATATCAAAATCCGGCGTCAACCATCGACTACGTAAAATCGATGAGATCGCAGATAAATTGAGAAGCGGGCAAGATGTGAAGTTGTAG
- the clpP gene encoding ATP-dependent Clp endopeptidase proteolytic subunit ClpP, producing the protein MNLIPTVIESTNRGERAYDIYSRLLKDRIIMIGSAIDDNVANSVVSQLLFLQAQDAEKDIYLYINSPGGSVTAGMAIYDTIQHIKPDVQTICMGMAASMGSFLLAAGTKGKRFALPNAEVMIHQPLGGAQGQATEIEIAARHILNTREKLNKILAERTGQPLERIEKDTDRDNYLTAEEAKEYGLIDDVLQPEKVK; encoded by the coding sequence ATGAACTTAATACCTACAGTAATTGAATCAACTAACCGCGGTGAACGTGCGTATGATATTTACTCTCGTTTATTAAAGGATAGAATTATTATGATCGGTAGTGCGATTGATGATAATGTCGCGAACTCTGTTGTAAGTCAGTTACTTTTCTTACAAGCACAAGATGCTGAGAAGGATATTTATTTATATATTAACTCACCAGGTGGTAGTGTGACTGCTGGTATGGCAATTTACGATACGATTCAACATATTAAACCAGACGTACAAACGATTTGTATGGGTATGGCAGCGTCTATGGGTTCTTTCTTACTTGCTGCTGGTACTAAAGGTAAACGTTTTGCGTTACCAAATGCTGAAGTGATGATTCACCAACCATTAGGTGGTGCTCAAGGTCAAGCGACTGAAATTGAAATTGCTGCACGTCATATTTTAAATACACGTGAAAAGCTTAATAAAATTTTAGCTGAACGTACAGGTCAACCACTTGAGCGAATTGAAAAAGACACAGATCGTGACAACTACTTAACAGCTGAAGAAGCTAAAGAGTATGGTTTAATCGATGATGTGTTACAACCAGAAAAAGTTAAATAA
- the pgsB gene encoding poly-gamma-glutamate synthase PgsB, with product MYLIIGLTIIFLVLGMLDKYIHNRRLKKVPLRININGVRGKSTITRLTYSILREAGYKVVGKTTGTDARLLYWYQNEEVPIIRKPQGANIGEQREIISKTVKSGAKAIVNECMAVNPDYQKVFQQDLLKANVGAIVNVMEDHMDVLGPTLDEVAESFVATIPNNGHLVVLKGHYEELFTKEAEKRNTEIIIADPSEVSEDYLKEFPYLIFAENVAIALGISRVIGIDDDIAFRGMLKAPPDSGAVDIVSYVSNGTNNIFVNAFAANEPTSSKAILKKIEASGYEYESKVLLLNCRSDRVDRTRQFVEDFLPNVQFDALICTGKSTQMVTDFMKHRNETYINLEGKNNEDVLNEILNISKNVLLFCVGNIHGPGKTIIQYMEDLKE from the coding sequence TTGTATTTAATTATTGGGTTAACTATTATTTTTTTAGTACTCGGTATGTTAGATAAATATATACATAATAGACGTTTAAAAAAAGTACCTCTTAGAATTAATATTAACGGTGTGAGAGGGAAGTCTACGATAACGCGTTTGACATATAGTATTTTAAGAGAAGCAGGATATAAGGTCGTTGGTAAAACGACAGGTACAGATGCACGGTTATTATATTGGTATCAAAATGAGGAGGTTCCGATTATACGTAAACCTCAAGGTGCGAATATTGGTGAACAAAGAGAGATTATTAGTAAAACCGTGAAATCTGGTGCAAAAGCGATTGTGAATGAGTGTATGGCAGTGAATCCGGATTATCAGAAAGTATTTCAGCAAGACTTGTTAAAAGCCAATGTCGGTGCGATTGTGAACGTTATGGAGGACCATATGGATGTATTAGGACCGACGTTAGATGAGGTCGCAGAGTCATTTGTTGCAACGATTCCAAACAACGGTCATTTAGTCGTGCTGAAGGGTCATTATGAGGAATTGTTTACAAAAGAAGCAGAAAAAAGAAATACTGAAATCATTATTGCTGATCCGTCAGAAGTTTCTGAGGATTATTTAAAGGAGTTTCCGTATTTAATATTCGCTGAGAACGTAGCGATTGCACTCGGTATTTCTAGAGTAATCGGAATTGATGACGATATTGCTTTTAGAGGAATGTTAAAGGCACCACCAGACTCTGGAGCAGTTGATATTGTGTCATATGTGTCAAATGGTACGAATAATATATTTGTAAATGCATTTGCAGCGAATGAGCCGACATCTTCTAAAGCAATATTAAAGAAAATTGAAGCATCCGGATATGAGTATGAGTCGAAAGTGTTATTACTGAATTGCAGATCGGACAGAGTGGACCGGACGAGACAATTCGTTGAAGACTTTTTACCGAATGTACAGTTTGATGCACTCATTTGTACAGGGAAATCCACACAGATGGTGACCGATTTTATGAAACATAGAAATGAGACATATATTAATTTAGAAGGTAAAAACAATGAAGACGTATTAAACGAGATATTAAACATATCAAAAAACGTCCTACTATTTTGTGTCGGTAATATTCACGGACCAGGTAAAACAATTATTCAGTATATGGAGGATTTAAAAGAATGA
- the pgsC gene encoding poly-gamma-glutamate biosynthesis protein PgsC — translation MIGTELYFSLFTGVLLSLLFAERFGISPAGLVVPGYLALIFDQPVMLFSILIISCLTYIIVDKVLSKIIILYGRRKFSAMILTAMVLKFIFDASFPYAPIPYDMIEITGIGMVIPGIIANTIQRQGVVITLSSSLFVTFLTYALLNMYNYVVLL, via the coding sequence ATGATTGGTACAGAACTCTATTTTTCACTGTTTACAGGGGTACTATTAAGTTTACTGTTTGCTGAAAGGTTTGGTATAAGCCCGGCAGGGCTAGTCGTTCCAGGATACCTCGCACTAATATTTGACCAACCAGTCATGTTATTTTCGATTCTAATTATTAGTTGTTTGACATATATCATTGTCGACAAAGTACTCAGTAAGATCATTATTTTGTATGGTAGAAGAAAATTCTCAGCGATGATTTTAACAGCAATGGTCTTAAAATTTATATTTGATGCGTCGTTTCCATATGCGCCGATACCCTATGACATGATTGAAATTACAGGGATAGGTATGGTCATCCCTGGTATTATCGCAAATACAATCCAAAGACAAGGTGTAGTCATTACGTTATCATCATCGCTATTCGTTACATTTTTAACGTATGCTCTATTAAATATGTATAACTACGTTGTATTACTATAG
- a CDS encoding CapA family protein, whose protein sequence is MKKLTLQEKILKYIKHNKRSNLMIVLVMLVISVISIYIVNRTYTPIEVESFETENSPTIFYTGNLNLQEYNDIFESEHFLTSLQGPLLENELSFTNVVLDKRVKNKNEQINEIQDNYFTDLTFFNKNVPYVDLVDVERNIGLSLENPSLEDVVEHNLGEKKISFLSFVDKNSKFISSEIPQINHELEPSFFLPKIQQLDNDSDLIIVSVTWGIPNEREVTTRQRELAHALSDAGVDIIIGNNSVVQEIEKYNDTVIFYSLGNLVSNDYISNYKKSIVVQHDIESNQFKITPVQYKHGTLTKNNLNFFEQKTLFQQMPTHTSYKDGEFYFEQ, encoded by the coding sequence ATGAAAAAACTAACACTTCAAGAAAAAATATTAAAATATATCAAACATAATAAACGTTCTAATTTAATGATTGTACTAGTAATGCTAGTCATTAGCGTTATAAGTATATATATTGTGAATAGAACATATACACCGATCGAAGTAGAGAGTTTTGAAACAGAGAACAGTCCGACTATTTTCTACACGGGTAATTTAAATTTACAAGAATATAACGACATATTTGAGTCTGAGCACTTTTTAACAAGTTTACAGGGTCCCTTATTAGAAAATGAATTATCATTTACAAATGTCGTGTTAGACAAACGAGTAAAGAATAAGAATGAACAAATTAACGAGATACAAGACAACTACTTTACAGATTTAACATTTTTTAATAAAAATGTGCCGTACGTTGACCTCGTCGATGTCGAAAGAAATATAGGACTATCATTAGAAAATCCGAGTCTTGAAGACGTCGTTGAACATAATTTGGGAGAAAAGAAAATATCATTTTTATCGTTTGTAGATAAAAACTCAAAATTCATATCGAGTGAAATACCACAAATTAACCATGAATTAGAACCGAGTTTCTTTTTACCGAAAATTCAGCAGCTAGATAATGATAGTGATTTAATTATAGTGAGTGTTACTTGGGGGATACCGAACGAACGTGAAGTGACTACAAGACAAAGAGAACTCGCACACGCGTTATCTGACGCAGGCGTCGATATTATTATCGGTAATAATAGCGTCGTTCAAGAAATTGAGAAATATAACGATACAGTTATCTTTTATAGTTTAGGAAACTTAGTGTCAAACGATTATATTTCAAACTATAAAAAGAGTATCGTCGTTCAGCACGATATAGAAAGCAATCAATTTAAAATCACACCTGTACAATATAAACACGGCACATTAACTAAAAACAATTTAAATTTCTTTGAGCAAAAAACGTTGTTCCAACAAATGCCGACACACACTTCATATAAGGATGGGGAGTTTTATTTTGAACAGTAA
- a CDS encoding gamma-glutamyltransferase, producing MKKYFPLIALILLLLTSVAIYMVKNNRDMISLEKDSFKNEKNESYSVTSSDYRASEVGQKIIADGGNAADAAIGVAFALAIVEPYASGLGGGGALLYYDGQMEAPDEIKYQSISSSVYEQGDLIGVPGLVRGMDYLQKEYGSMKMEEILDYVIPLAEDGITVDARFAQNLALYKEYNDLDSPFYKNGEPVASGEKITQPELADTLQYIQAYGADAFYEMLGESMTEEFERFNVEDFTNYTATKGDVLSMDYQGSTVYTPSSPLGGVFTLQALAIDEILREKDGASYNFIQSVSDARDIMMINRDIVSDMDGDRMQYLDRYYIENELYQLNDVESVEYEENINNNTTHFVVVDKEGRMISATNTLNRYFGSGKYSSLGFYLNNSLDNFSKDPMSPNFGEPNKTPRSYTSPTIIVNDDGYIGIGTPGGNMIPTVISQIIIQYFNNDMTLKSAINQGRLFKSNDQIYYEDFAQFELLGNIDELDSPIRKISSPNEFGNIQSVIYDRETKESHRYYDRNNR from the coding sequence ATGAAAAAATATTTCCCTTTAATTGCATTAATATTATTGTTACTGACATCAGTCGCAATATATATGGTGAAAAATAATCGAGATATGATTTCTTTAGAAAAAGACAGTTTTAAAAATGAAAAGAATGAATCGTACTCCGTAACGTCAAGTGACTACCGAGCAAGCGAAGTCGGGCAAAAGATTATCGCAGACGGTGGGAACGCTGCAGATGCTGCGATAGGTGTTGCGTTTGCCTTAGCTATCGTCGAGCCGTATGCTTCAGGACTTGGCGGTGGTGGAGCGTTATTATATTACGATGGTCAAATGGAAGCACCCGATGAAATCAAATATCAGAGTATATCATCGAGCGTATATGAACAGGGTGATTTAATCGGGGTTCCTGGACTCGTTAGAGGAATGGATTACTTACAAAAAGAGTATGGCAGTATGAAAATGGAAGAAATTTTAGATTATGTCATACCTTTAGCAGAAGACGGGATTACAGTCGATGCAAGATTTGCACAAAACCTCGCGCTATACAAAGAATATAATGACTTAGACAGTCCATTTTATAAAAACGGTGAACCAGTAGCTAGTGGTGAAAAAATCACTCAACCGGAACTTGCAGACACTTTACAATACATTCAAGCATATGGCGCTGATGCATTTTACGAAATGCTTGGTGAGAGTATGACTGAAGAGTTTGAGCGTTTTAATGTCGAAGATTTTACGAATTATACTGCGACTAAAGGTGACGTATTAAGTATGGACTACCAAGGATCTACAGTATACACGCCGAGTAGCCCGCTCGGTGGTGTGTTTACATTACAAGCATTAGCGATTGACGAAATACTACGTGAGAAAGACGGTGCGTCTTATAACTTTATACAATCCGTAAGTGATGCGAGAGATATTATGATGATTAACCGAGATATCGTGAGCGATATGGACGGTGATAGAATGCAGTATTTAGACAGATACTATATTGAGAATGAACTGTATCAATTAAATGATGTCGAGAGCGTCGAATATGAAGAAAATATTAATAACAACACCACACACTTTGTCGTCGTCGACAAAGAAGGACGTATGATTAGTGCAACGAATACGTTAAATAGATATTTTGGATCAGGTAAATATAGTAGTTTAGGATTTTACTTAAATAACTCTTTAGACAATTTTTCAAAAGATCCGATGAGTCCAAACTTCGGTGAACCAAACAAAACACCAAGATCATATACGAGTCCAACAATTATTGTGAATGACGATGGCTATATCGGTATCGGTACACCAGGTGGAAATATGATACCGACGGTCATATCACAAATTATCATTCAGTACTTTAATAACGATATGACATTAAAGTCAGCCATCAACCAAGGGAGATTATTTAAATCTAACGATCAAATTTATTACGAAGATTTTGCACAATTTGAATTGCTGGGTAATATTGATGAACTCGATTCGCCGATTAGAAAAATTAGTTCACCGAATGAATTCGGTAATATTCAGTCCGTCATTTATGACCGTGAAACTAAAGAAAGTCACAGATATTATGACCGAAACAATCGATAA
- a CDS encoding DUF2207 domain-containing protein: MKKYIVFLLSVLLSLTISFKAYANEIDNINIHIDIKKDGSVEVTEERKQNMDDGTENYIVFNEEDMQGAKLTHFSVDGFKEVKEWDSDWKRDEKAGKYSVLNTDDGFDLVWGIGEYGDKNYTVHYTLTNMVKNLKDGQSIYWDFNTFTELPTDEMTMTISSYEPFTKDNVRFYGFGIVGNMHLKDGNIVWKSSEAMDGSNYATVLLQFDSKLFNTNANKDKTLEEERSMALHNSNYNEDYLDSNETLGPKMSLTGKIFSGLGILFGSIVALWTIAGLWIANRKKKSRGHIKSGYTIKKDLKNSSTKIPPSKMNDYAGYAYLLNHLDYAYFEQFISAYIIKWHRDNRIEIEFEDDSKKLNKRNTSIIVKDYETVNEEYGKYFEEALKQIENETYNGDYELLLWMMFLNAMDDHKVITKKNLEKWFKKNATDVSKVADYLEDYSKEYLEENGYIKVEKDSAAFVPFEVIIPTTKGHDLIEHFVKYSNYLQNEDENTWLERVKNDEIQTEELIYIYLLGVTDEIESRFKKYHLNKSEENYFYPNYFYLFNNTTNSINQGLSSGGFNSSQASSGLGGATGMGGGAGAGGGGGGGAR; this comes from the coding sequence ATGAAGAAGTATATCGTATTTTTATTAAGTGTTTTACTTAGTTTAACTATAAGTTTTAAAGCATATGCAAATGAAATTGATAATATCAACATTCATATTGATATTAAAAAAGACGGTTCAGTAGAAGTGACTGAAGAACGAAAACAAAATATGGATGATGGTACAGAAAATTATATAGTGTTTAATGAAGAAGATATGCAAGGTGCTAAATTAACACACTTTTCTGTAGACGGATTTAAAGAAGTAAAAGAATGGGATTCTGACTGGAAGCGTGATGAAAAAGCGGGTAAATATAGTGTTTTAAATACTGATGATGGTTTTGATTTAGTATGGGGAATTGGAGAGTATGGAGATAAGAATTATACCGTTCACTATACATTAACTAACATGGTAAAAAATTTAAAAGATGGACAGTCTATTTACTGGGATTTTAATACATTTACAGAACTACCGACTGATGAAATGACGATGACTATTTCATCATACGAACCATTCACTAAAGATAACGTTCGATTTTACGGATTTGGTATTGTTGGAAATATGCATTTAAAAGATGGAAACATCGTTTGGAAATCTAGTGAAGCTATGGATGGTAGTAACTATGCAACGGTACTTTTACAATTTGATTCGAAATTATTTAATACAAATGCTAATAAAGATAAAACGTTAGAAGAAGAAAGAAGTATGGCATTACATAATTCAAACTATAATGAGGATTATTTAGATAGTAATGAAACACTTGGGCCGAAGATGAGTCTTACAGGTAAAATTTTCTCAGGGTTAGGGATTCTATTTGGAAGTATTGTTGCGCTATGGACGATTGCTGGATTATGGATTGCAAATCGTAAGAAAAAATCACGTGGTCATATTAAATCAGGGTATACAATTAAAAAGGACTTAAAAAATTCATCAACAAAAATACCACCGTCAAAAATGAACGATTATGCAGGGTACGCATACTTACTTAATCATTTAGACTATGCGTATTTTGAGCAGTTTATATCTGCATATATAATAAAATGGCATCGAGATAATCGTATTGAAATTGAGTTTGAAGATGACTCCAAAAAATTAAATAAAAGAAATACCTCAATTATTGTAAAAGATTATGAGACAGTGAATGAGGAGTACGGTAAATATTTTGAAGAAGCATTAAAACAAATTGAAAACGAAACATATAACGGAGATTATGAGTTATTACTATGGATGATGTTTTTAAATGCGATGGATGATCATAAAGTAATCACCAAAAAGAACCTGGAAAAGTGGTTTAAAAAGAACGCAACAGATGTTTCTAAAGTTGCGGATTACCTCGAAGATTACTCAAAAGAATATTTAGAGGAAAATGGGTATATTAAAGTTGAGAAAGATTCAGCTGCGTTTGTACCTTTTGAAGTTATAATACCAACCACTAAGGGACATGACTTAATTGAACACTTCGTTAAGTATAGTAATTACTTACAAAATGAAGATGAGAATACATGGTTAGAACGTGTTAAAAATGATGAAATTCAAACAGAAGAACTCATTTATATTTATTTACTTGGGGTAACAGATGAAATTGAATCAAGATTTAAAAAATATCATTTAAATAAATCTGAGGAGAATTATTTTTACCCAAATTACTTCTATCTCTTTAATAATACGACAAACTCTATAAACCAAGGATTATCAAGTGGTGGATTTAATAGTTCTCAAGCATCCAGTGGTTTGGGTGGAGCTACTGGAATGGGCGGTGGAGCTGGCGCCGGAGGCGGCGGAGGTGGTGGTGCACGTTAA
- a CDS encoding LCP family protein, protein MSEYSRDDRLNSQNDQNVKYEAPKKPKKKRKLFKKIFVLLIIAVILFIGFMIFKLFSLSNDINQPLDREYSEYRDNKVSYLKGEPFSVAIFGVDSDSERGLSGGERSDAIMLLSINPKEKKTMLVSIPRDTRTEIVGYDTFEKINHAYAYGGPEMAVNTVENFMGAPVDHYVAMNMDSVKHLIDSVGGVKVKSNGTFTVKGIDFVEGETYKMDGDTALKFIRSRYEEGSGGDNGRQERQQLVLESLATKMLSPKGLLHINSVFDTLGDNVKTDLSSREISLMALRYYGAKKNVERVQLEGEDAVLNDGLWYFIPYDESINEISNAYRQNLGLE, encoded by the coding sequence ATGTCTGAATATAGTAGGGACGACCGACTAAATAGTCAAAATGACCAAAATGTTAAATATGAAGCACCGAAAAAGCCGAAGAAAAAGCGAAAGTTATTTAAAAAAATATTCGTTTTATTAATTATCGCTGTAATTTTATTTATCGGATTTATGATTTTTAAATTGTTTAGCTTAAGTAACGATATTAACCAACCACTGGACCGAGAGTATTCAGAGTACCGAGATAATAAGGTGAGTTATTTAAAAGGTGAGCCATTTTCTGTAGCTATTTTTGGAGTAGACTCAGATAGTGAACGCGGATTATCTGGTGGTGAACGAAGTGATGCGATTATGTTACTGTCTATTAATCCAAAAGAGAAAAAGACAATGCTCGTAAGTATTCCACGTGATACGCGTACGGAGATTGTTGGCTACGATACGTTTGAAAAAATTAACCACGCTTATGCTTATGGTGGCCCGGAAATGGCAGTAAATACAGTTGAAAACTTTATGGGGGCACCGGTAGATCATTACGTCGCTATGAATATGGACAGTGTGAAGCATTTAATTGATAGTGTTGGTGGCGTTAAAGTCAAAAGTAACGGCACTTTTACAGTTAAAGGCATTGATTTTGTCGAAGGTGAAACGTATAAAATGGACGGTGATACCGCACTGAAGTTTATAAGAAGTCGTTATGAAGAAGGCTCTGGTGGTGACAATGGACGACAAGAACGTCAGCAACTCGTATTAGAGTCTCTTGCAACTAAAATGTTAAGTCCTAAAGGCTTACTTCACATCAATTCAGTGTTTGATACGTTAGGAGACAATGTGAAAACAGATTTATCTTCTAGAGAAATTAGCTTAATGGCACTTCGCTATTACGGTGCGAAGAAAAACGTCGAGCGCGTGCAATTAGAAGGTGAAGATGCTGTCTTAAATGACGGGTTATGGTACTTTATACCATATGACGAGAGTATCAACGAAATCTCAAATGCATACAGACAAAATTTAGGTTTAGAATAA